The following are encoded in a window of Hippoglossus hippoglossus isolate fHipHip1 chromosome 23, fHipHip1.pri, whole genome shotgun sequence genomic DNA:
- the LOC117757014 gene encoding NLR family CARD domain-containing protein 3-like, which yields MCVQEGMAEMTEEQCLEDIFIELYITDGGEMHIDEQHEIMLIRHSRTAAVKPIGPSDIFKSPIGKPLRTVLTTGVAGIGKTFLVKKFVLDWAEGRKNQDVHLIFPFSFSELNLLKGKRFSLAELIHRSIWETKAITDEDLNVIFAKLQASGSCDFNNSQYKLLFVLDGLDESRLQMDLTRREPLPVDFDVTQSTSVEVLLTALISGNLLPSARVWITTRPAAASQIHRDFIKRMTVVRGFTDPQREEYFKKKFPDKEQGGRIIAHIKASRSLFIMCHIPVFCWITSTVLQDVLKSKANIDLPTTLTEMYTEFLMYQITLTGERCGIKQSIRYIKSLAKLAFDRLEKGNLFYETDLKDSGINLRKVSRNAGVFTEVFKEVRKWKDNDKGKMYRFVHLTLQEYLAALHVVMSLINDNKNVLSEKKLKLEDLGTLCRRKPITEVHEIAIQKALSSNGQLDLFLRFLLGLSLQTNQDLLKWLLNTSKGFPQTNHQPTIQSIKKRIRDNTSPERSINLFHCLNELRDDSLVKEIQQNLSSGSLSASSLSPAHWSALVFILLSSEDTLEVFDLKKYCPSEEGLLRLIPVVKASNKSLLSGCNLSDNICEALGSVLSSQSSKLRELDLSDNNLQDSGVKRLCVGLESPNCVLQSLRLSGCMVSEQGCASLASALRSSHCSLKELDLSFNHPGDWGVKVLTTLLKDPNCPLETLSLDYCGEQRLMHGFKKYVCELVLDENTAQENLELSDNCRTATTVREKQPYRPHPERFDCWLQVLGSTGLTGRCYWEVKWKGPVYIAVTYKGIIRKGEGADSCLGLNHHSWMLLCHSNGGYSVQHEDEATDLRPRFSPASDRVAVFLDFQAGILSFYKVTSVALIHLHTFKSTFREPLYPAFGFGFRHRFTNFGSSVSLCEMEDVIDFSHC from the exons ATGTGTGTTCAAGAGGGTATGGCCGAGATGACAGAAGAGCAGTGCCTGGAGGACATCTTCATAGAGCTGTACATCACAGACGGGGGGGAAATGCACATCGATGAACAGCATGAGATCATGCTGATCAGGCACTCCAGGACGGCAGCAGTGAAACCCATTGGCCCCAGTGACATATTCAAGAGTCCTATTGGTAAACCCTTAAGAACAGTGCTGACGACTGGAGTTGCAGGAATTGGCAAAACATTCCTCGTGAAAAAGTTTGTGTTGGACTGGGCCGAGGGAAGGAAAAATCAAGATGTGCATCTGATATTCCCCTTTAGCTTCAGCGAACTGAATCTACTGAAGGGGAAAAGGTTCAGCCTGGCAGAGCTAATTCATCGAAGTATCTGGGAAACCAAAGCCATCACCGACGAGGATCTGAACGTTATCTTTGCTAAACTACAGGCGTCAGGAAGCTGCGACTTTAACAACAGTCAATACAAACTTCTGTTTGTGTTGGACGGATTGGATGAAAGCCGCCTTCAGATGGATTTGACGCGTCGTGAACCTCTGCCGGTTGATTTTGATGTGACGCAGTCGACCTCAGTGGAGGTTCTGCTAACTGCCCTGATCAGTGGGAACCTGCTTCCCTCTGCCCGGGTGTGGATAACCACACGACCTGCAGCCGCCAGTCAGATCCATCGGGATTTTATCAAAAGAATGACAGTGGTGAGAGGATTCACTGACCCACAGAGGGAGGAGTACTTCAAGAAGAAATTCCCCGATAAGGAACAAGGCGGCAGAATCATCGCCCACATCAAGGCGTCACGAAGCCTGTTCATCATGTGTCACATCCCAGTTTTCTGCTGGATCACTTCGACAGTTCTGCAGGATGTTTTGAAAAGCAAAGCGAACATAGATCTGCCCACAACGTTGACAGAGATGTACACAGAATTCCTGATGTATCAAATCACGCTGACAGGAGAGAGATGTGGCATAAAACAGAGCATCAGGTACATCAAGTCCTTAGCGAAACTAGCATTCGACCGTTTGGAGAAGGGCAACCTCTTCTACGAGACAGATCTGAAAGACAGCGGCATTAATTTACGCAAAGTGTCACGGAACGCTGGAGTGTTCACGGAGGTCTTTAAAGAGGTGCGCAAGTGGAAGGACAACGATAAGGGGAAGATGTACCGCTTTGTCCATTTGACCCTTCAGGAGTATCTGGCTGCCCTGCATGTTGTGATGTCACTCATTAACGACAACAAGAACGTACTGTCGGAGAAGAAGCTGAAACTGGAAGATCTGGGTACGCTATGCAGGAGAAAACCCATAACAGAGGTCCACGAGATTGCAATTCAGAAAGCGCTGAGTTCAAATGGGCAGCTGGACTTGTTCCTGCGCTTCCTCCTGGGCCTTTCCCTGCAGACCAATCAGGATCTTCTAAAGTGGCTGTTGAATACGTCCAAAGGGTTCCCTCAGACCAACCATCAACCCACGATCCAGTCCATCAAGAAGAGGATAAGGGACAATACATCCCCAGAGAGGAGCATCAATCTATTCCACTGTCTTAATGAGCTGAGAGACGATTCCTTGGTGAAGGAGATCCAGCAGAACCTGAGTTCAGGAAGTTTGTCTGCAAGCAGTCTTTCTCCTGCCCACTGGTCAGCACTGGTCTTCATCCTCCTGTCATCTGAAGACACGCTGGAGGTGTTTGACTTGAAGAAATACTGTCCTTCAGAGGAGGGTCTCCTCAGGCTGATACCAGTGGTCAAGGCCTCCAACAAATCGCT GCTGAGTGGCTGCAATCTATCGGACAACATCTGTGAAGCTCTGGGTTCGGTTCTCAGCTCCCAGTCGTCTAAGCTGAGGGAGCTGGACCTGAGtgacaacaacctgcaggattcaggagtCAAGCGTCTTTGTGttggactggagagtccaaactgtgtCCTGCAGAGTCTCAG gctgTCAGGCTGTATGGTCTCTGAGCAGGGCTGCGCCTCCCTGGCCTCGGCCCTGAGGAGCAGCCACTGCAGCCTGAAAGAGTTGGACCTGAGCTTCAATCATCCAGGAGACTGGGGAGTGAAAGTGCTGACCACTCTCCTGAAGGATCCAAACTGTCCACTGGAAACTCTCAG CCTCGACTATTGTGGAGAGCAAAGACTGATGCACGGTTTCAAGAAAT ACGTCTGTGAACTCGTCCTGGATGAGAACACGGCGCAGGAAAACCTCGAGCTCTCCGACAACTGCAGGACGGCGACCACCGTAAGAGAGAAGCAGCCGTACCGTCCCCACCCGGAGAGATTCGACTGCTGGCTGCAGGTGCTGGGCAGCACTGGACTGACTGGTCGCTGTTACTGGGAGGTCAAGTGGAAAGGCCCGGTTTACATTGCAGTGACGTACAAAGGAATCATACGGAAAGGAGAGGGGGCCGACAGCTGTCTTGGTTTGAACCATCACTCCTGGATGCTGCTGTGTCACAGTAACGGTGGCTACTCTGTCCAGCACGAAGACGAGGCTACAGACCTTCGGCCTCGGTTCTCTCCGGCCTCGGACAGAGTGGCGGTCTTCCTGGACTTTCAGGCCGGCATTCTGTCCTTCTACAAAGTGACCTCTGTGGCACTGATCCATCTCCACACGTTCAAGTCCACGTTCAGGGAGCCTCTGTACCCCGCATTCGGGTTTGGGTTCAGGCATCGATTTACGAACTTTGGGTCATCGGTGTCTTTGTGTGAGATGGAAGACGTCATCGACTTCTCTCACTGCTGA